The genomic DNA GAACTAAACCATCTATACCGCCTACATCAACAAACATACCATAAGTTGTGATTTTTTTGATTGTACCTTCAATAATATCTGTATTATCAATGATATTTGCTATAGCTTCTTTGCGTTTTCTTCTATCTTCATCAAGTAATTTTTTACGAGATACAATGATGCTTTGATCATTTTTATCTACTTTTAAAACCTTAGCCTTAAATGTTTTATTCATAACTTGATTTGAATCTCTAAAGCCACTTTGTGATTTTGGCATAAAAAATTCAATGCCATCTTCGCTTATAGCTACGAAACCGCCTTTGTTTTTAGAGATTATTTTAATATCATAAATATTCTCAGCATTTTCATCAAAATTGTCAATAAAAGTTTTTACTTTTTCTTTTCTAAGAGCTTTTTTATGAGAAACTATAGGTCTACCATTTCTTGAACCTGTTATAGCAACTTTGATTGTATCGCCTATATTATATAGCAAACTACCACTGTCATCCGTAATCTCAGATATATTCATCACACCTTCTGATTTTTTACGAACATCAACAAAAACCTCGTCATCTTTTATATTAACGATGACACCATCACAAATAGTACTTTCTTCAGCCTTTAAAGACTCCTCAAACATAGCGGCAAAATCTTCCTCAACATCAATTTTATCGCTCATGTCATTACGAACAATCTTGTTCACCTCAGCCATCTTGGTCCTTTTATCTATAGATTTTCCTTAGTGTCACTATTGACTACAAGTATCAGATTGTATCTCATTTTAGCTTTGAATTACATTAACTATATGAACCTTAGCTATCTTTATGAGTTAAATTTTCTAGTTTATTTATAACATTTTGTATCACCCATTCAGGGGTACTGGCCCCTGCGCTGATACCGCATAATTTTTTATTTTGAAACCACTTTAATTCAAGCTCATTTTCACTTTCTATAAGATAACTATCTGGACAGAGATTTTTTGATATTAAATACAGCTGTTTTGTATTTGATGAATTTTTTCCACCTATGATTACCATCACATCGGCTCTACTTGAAAGTTCTCTTACGGCTTCTTGATTTTCTAATGTAGCATTACAAATAGTATTAAAAACCCTTACTTCTTTTACTCTTTGCATTAAATAACTTACAATTTTAGTAAATTTTTCTATTTTCTTGGTAGTTTGAGATACTACTGCTATTTTTGATGGAAGCTTAACTGTTTCAAGCTCACTTTCATCTAAAATCACATAAACATTTTTACTAGAGTAACTCATCACACCTTTAACTTCTGGGTGATTTATATCTCCAAAAAATACTATCTCATATCCTTCGCTACTCATTTTTTCTACTATTTGTTGTGGTTTTGTAACAAATGGACAAGTTGCATCTATAATCTCTACGTTGCGCGATTTTAAATTTGCCAAACCTTCTTTTGTTATACCGTGAGTTCTTATAATAGCTTTTTTTTCATTTTTAAGCTCACTTATATCTTTTAATGTTTTAACATTAAAATTATTTTTTAGTCTATCAATCTCAAGGCTATTATGTATAAGCTCACCTATTGTAGATGCATTTTTTGAATTTTCGGCTATTTTTATGGCTCTTTTTACTCCGAAGCAAAATCCATAACTTTTAGCTAACTCAATCTTCAACTCTAGCTCCCAACTCTCTTAAAAAATAACTAAATTTAGGAAAGGACGTTGCTATAAACTCACTTTTTTCTATATTCATACCACATTTTAAACCTAAAATAGCAAAACTCATAGCTATCCTATGATCCCCATGACTATCTATGGTAGCACTGTTTGGTTTGCCGCCTTTAATGCTAAATCCATCTTCTAATTCAACTGCTTCTATACCGCACTTTTTTAATGCAGCTACGGTTATGGCTATCCTATCACACTCTTTTACACGCAGCTCTTTTGCATTTTTTAATGTGCTAACTCCATTGGCACATGCAAAAGCTATAGCAAGAGCGGGGGCTTCATCTATAAGCCAAGATATATTTTGATTTACATCTACGGATTTTAATTCTGAATACTGTACACAAATATCGCCTATATCTTCATATGTGCTACTAGTTTTTGTACATGTTATTTTGGCGCCCATTTTTTCTAGTACTTTGTACGCTTCTATGCGAGTTTTATTAAGCAAAATATTTTTTATAATTATCTTCGAGCCGGGGATTATAGCCGCTGCTACGGCGTAAAAAAAGCATGAGCTAGGATCATTAGGCACATCTAAAATAAGAGGTTTTAAATAAGCTCCCTTTAGAGGTTTAACTTCTATTTCAAGCCCGCTTTGAGATATTTGAGCTCCCATTCCTAAAAGCATTCTCTCACTATGATCTCTACTTAGTTCAGGCTCTTTAAATTTGCAACCAGCCGAGCAAAGCCCGGCTAAAATAAGAGCGGTTTTTACTTGAGCTGAAGCAACTGAACTATTGTATGCAAAATAATTAAGCTCTCCGCCCCTAATTGCTAATGGAGCTTTATTTGCGCAGTCTCTACCATCTATTTTTGCGCCTATTTGCATCAATGGAGAAGCTACTCTTTTCATCGGACGCTCATTCAAATATTTATCTCCGCTTAAGACAAAAAAGCCATCGCATCCCGCTAAAAGTCCCATAAAAATTCTCATAGCAGTACCCGAGTTGCCGCATTCCAAAATAGCATTTGGGGAAACAATCTTTTTTGGAGGAGTAATGAGATAAACTCCGTTTTTAAACTCCACTTTAGCACCGAGTTTCTCTATAATTTTCAATGAGTTCATAGTATCTTCGGCTTCTAAATAATTACTGATTTTGCTTACTTTATCACTAAGAAGTGAAAATATAGCACATCTATGGCTTATAGATTTATCGCTCGAAACCTTATTAAACTCAGCATCAAATGGATTATTTAACGCTTCTACTATCATCTTAAACCTATGCCCAGCTTATCGTTTAGAGCAGCTAAAATTTTATCTATTGTATCTGCTATTTCTTCATCTTCAAGCGTTTTTTGCATATCTTGAAACGTAAATTTAACACTTAAGCTAACTTTGTCAGCAAGAGTCTCATCGCTATACAAATCAACAGGTAAAAACTCTTTTAAAGTAAGTATATTTAAGTTTTCTATGCAATTTTTAATTTCGATATATGGTAGATCTTTAGGAACTATAAAACTTAAATCCCTACTTATACTTGGAAATTTAGAGTAATTTTTAGCCATTTTTGCACTAAATTTGATCTTATCAAAATCAAGTTCGCAAACATAGGTTTTAGGCAGATCTCTTTTTAGCTCTAAGTTAAGATCTAATCTTCCTATATAGCCTATGTAATTGCCATTTTTATATATAGATGCTTGTTCGAATTCGCTTAAAAAAACTATATTTTTACCGTTTTTTAGCTCTATTTTTCCGATTATATCTTGAATCAAATTTGCAAAAGTAAAAAAGTCGATTTCGGCTGGTTTTGCACCATTTAAAAGAGTCGGCTCATTTATAAGACCGCTAGCTATAAATCCAAATTTAGAACCTTGAATACCTGTTTCATCAAATACATCTCCAAATTCAAAAAGCCTTACTGATCTTTTCGAATTTTTAACATTTCTTTCGCATGAATTTAAAAGATGATTTATCAAAGTAGGTTTTAAGACTGCTAATTCGTTATTTATAGGATTTAAGATTTCAGTGCGACTTGGTTTAAATCCAAGCGCCTCAAGCTCTTCGGCGTTATCAAATATATAATGTACGCATTCAAAAAATCCAGCCATAGCAGCTTTATGACGTAGATCTTTAGAGTGTTTATAGCTTTCAAATGTAGGATTTATTCTGTTTTTTTCACTAAATATCAACGGAGTTGAAGGTATATTATCGATACCTATTATCCTTACTATTTCTTCACAAATATCATGAGTATTGCGTATATCGTGACGATAAAATGGCACTCTTGCATAAATTTGCTCTTGTTCAACATTAAAAGTTATATCAAAACCGAGCTTTTTAAGTATCTTAATAACATCATTTCTTGAAATTTCACTACCTATCATATTGCAAATTTCAGGACAATTAAAACTCACTATGGTCTGCTCTTTTTCAAGTAAAATTTGCTGCGCTCCTGCATATGGAGCTATTTTTTTATTTTTAGAAAATAGATCAAAAAGAAGATCCATACCTATGCTGAGTTTTGGCTCGCTTCCCCTACTAGACCTATAAGTAGCATCGTCTTTTGGCTGCTTTTTATCGCCTCCTATGGCAGATGCTATCACATCTGGCTCGGTATAGCTTGCTTCGATTATTATTACTCTTGAGCATTCATCAAGTCTAGCTTCGTCCGTTTGCCAAATTCCGGCTTGACCAAGACACTTTCCGTCGGAATAAACGCCGTAAGATCCGTTTGCTTCTATCTTTATATCAATATTTATCTTATCTTCATCATCTTTTGCTATCTTATGATAATCATAAACTCTAAATAAAACTCCAGTCGCATGAGTAACATACTCTAAAACTTTTTGTATAGAATTTGTTTTAGAACAATCTATTAAAGCCAATCTGAGATCTGTTTTTAAGCTAATTTCAAAATTATTTTTAAGCTCAATAGCCCTATATAAAAATGAGCCGTCGATCTTCTCGTCGCAATGTATGCTAAGTATTCTACCTATACCAAGAAGTTTCTCCTCTTCTTCTCTAGGAGTTCTATCTCTCATAGGAATATCCAAAGCAACGCTAAGGTCTCTTGCTACACCGTTTATACTAAGACAATCCCCTCTATTTGGCGTAAGATCAATCTCTATAATATCATC from Campylobacter fetus subsp. fetus includes the following:
- a CDS encoding 4-hydroxy-3-methylbut-2-enyl diphosphate reductase, producing MKIELAKSYGFCFGVKRAIKIAENSKNASTIGELIHNSLEIDRLKNNFNVKTLKDISELKNEKKAIIRTHGITKEGLANLKSRNVEIIDATCPFVTKPQQIVEKMSSEGYEIVFFGDINHPEVKGVMSYSSKNVYVILDESELETVKLPSKIAVVSQTTKKIEKFTKIVSYLMQRVKEVRVFNTICNATLENQEAVRELSSRADVMVIIGGKNSSNTKQLYLISKNLCPDSYLIESENELELKWFQNKKLCGISAGASTPEWVIQNVINKLENLTHKDS
- the aroA gene encoding 3-phosphoshikimate 1-carboxyvinyltransferase; this translates as MIVEALNNPFDAEFNKVSSDKSISHRCAIFSLLSDKVSKISNYLEAEDTMNSLKIIEKLGAKVEFKNGVYLITPPKKIVSPNAILECGNSGTAMRIFMGLLAGCDGFFVLSGDKYLNERPMKRVASPLMQIGAKIDGRDCANKAPLAIRGGELNYFAYNSSVASAQVKTALILAGLCSAGCKFKEPELSRDHSERMLLGMGAQISQSGLEIEVKPLKGAYLKPLILDVPNDPSSCFFYAVAAAIIPGSKIIIKNILLNKTRIEAYKVLEKMGAKITCTKTSSTYEDIGDICVQYSELKSVDVNQNISWLIDEAPALAIAFACANGVSTLKNAKELRVKECDRIAITVAALKKCGIEAVELEDGFSIKGGKPNSATIDSHGDHRIAMSFAILGLKCGMNIEKSEFIATSFPKFSYFLRELGARVED
- the pheT gene encoding phenylalanine--tRNA ligase subunit beta — protein: MIISKNWLNEWVDVSHISTETICDKLNSIGLEVDSLKSIAAPKKVVVGQVRTCVEHENSDHLHVCEVDVGTEVLQIVCGAKNVASGQFVACALVGAIMPNGLEIKSAKLRGVASFGMLCSSSELGLAKINDGIIILDDSIGELILGKELREYPIFNDDIIEIDLTPNRGDCLSINGVARDLSVALDIPMRDRTPREEEEKLLGIGRILSIHCDEKIDGSFLYRAIELKNNFEISLKTDLRLALIDCSKTNSIQKVLEYVTHATGVLFRVYDYHKIAKDDEDKINIDIKIEANGSYGVYSDGKCLGQAGIWQTDEARLDECSRVIIIEASYTEPDVIASAIGGDKKQPKDDATYRSSRGSEPKLSIGMDLLFDLFSKNKKIAPYAGAQQILLEKEQTIVSFNCPEICNMIGSEISRNDVIKILKKLGFDITFNVEQEQIYARVPFYRHDIRNTHDICEEIVRIIGIDNIPSTPLIFSEKNRINPTFESYKHSKDLRHKAAMAGFFECVHYIFDNAEELEALGFKPSRTEILNPINNELAVLKPTLINHLLNSCERNVKNSKRSVRLFEFGDVFDETGIQGSKFGFIASGLINEPTLLNGAKPAEIDFFTFANLIQDIIGKIELKNGKNIVFLSEFEQASIYKNGNYIGYIGRLDLNLELKRDLPKTYVCELDFDKIKFSAKMAKNYSKFPSISRDLSFIVPKDLPYIEIKNCIENLNILTLKEFLPVDLYSDETLADKVSLSVKFTFQDMQKTLEDEEIADTIDKILAALNDKLGIGLR